The genome window CGCTGATGAAAAATCCGGTCTATGCCATGCTGGCCCTGGGTTTTTCCGGTTTCTTCAATGACCTGTCCATGCCGGGCGCCTGGGGGGCCTGCATGGAGGTGGGCGGCAAGCTGGCGGGCTCAGTCTCCGGCAGCATGAACATGGTGGGCAATCTTGGCGGTGCGCTGGGTGGAGTGGCGGTGCCCTGGCTGATGAACCTCATGAATCAGAGCTGGGACAAGGTGCTGTATGTCGCAGCCTTCACGTACGTGATCGCGGCGGTGTGCTGGATGTTTATCGACAGCGATGACCGTCTGGAAGAGTAGTCGTCGGATCTTTTCGGGATCTACTTCTTCTGCGTGTCGGAGCTGGATGCGCCGCTCTTCATTTTCTTGAGCTCGTCCTCGATGCGCTTGCGGATTTTGTCGTCGGGCGTCTTGAGGGCGGCGGCGCGTTCGAGGTAGTCGAGGGCTTTGGCCTTGTCTCCCAGCGCCTGATGGGTGAGGCCGACGTGTTCGAGGATTTCGGCGTCCTCGGGGGACACGGGTTGCAGGAGAGATTCAGCGCGCTGGAGCTCCTTGAGCGCAGCAGGGTAGTTGCCCTTCTTGTAGTGGAACCAGCCGAGGCTGTCGATGTAGGCGGGCTGGTCGGGCATCAGCTCATTGGCCTTGGAGATGAGCTCGCCCGCCTTGTCGAGATGGGTGCCCACATCCAGCCACATGTAGCCGAGGAAGTTCATGGTGTTGGCGGCGGCCTTGGCCTCCTCGCGTGGCGTGAGCGTGATGGATTTTTCCAGCATGCGCGAGGCATCCTCGTAGCGGGCCACGCGCTCCAGCGTGATGCCAAACTGGTAGTAGAAAAGGTGGTCGAGCAGTTCGCTTTGAGTGGCATTGGCATGCTGCTCCGCCTGGGCGAAGTGCTGGATGGAGGGCGCCCACTCCTCACGCGCGCGGTGGGCGATGGCCAGCTGGTAATGGACGAGCGGCTGATCGGGGAAAAGGCGTGCGGTGCGCTGGCCCACGCGGATCATGTCCTCAAACTTTTGCGTCTGGTAGAGTTCCCAGCCGAGCTTGATGTAGTCGCCAAACTCTCCGCCACCGGCCTGGATGGCGGCCTCCAGGTGAGGGATGGCTTTTTCCGGCTGCTTGAGCTTGTCGTATTCCACGGCCAGCAGGCGCTGCTGCTCGGCGTCGTTGGGTGCCTGCTTGACGATCTGCTCCAGGGTGGCGAGCGCTTTTTCTTTCTGCTCCGCCGCGACGTAGAGGCGGTATAGCAGCTTGCGGGCTTCGATGTTCTGATGCTCGGCGGAGAGCTTTTCGCAAAGCTGGCGGGCGCGCTCGTTGTTGTTTGTCAGCAGGTACTGGCGTGCGACTTCGAGAGTGATCTGCTCCGCATCGGCCTTGCCGGCGGTTTTGAGCGCATTTTCAAAGAAGGGCTCCACGCGCTGGCGGTATTCCTGGCTGTACTCCGCCTGTCCCAGCGGCCACACACGCTCTGCGGTACGGCCAGTGGCCAGCCAGTAGTGAGGATCGCGGCTGTCTTGGTTGGCGGCCTGGGTCATCACCTCGATGGCTTTGTCGCGCTCTTTGTGCGTGAGGTGCAGCATGACCGCCACCTCATAGACTTCGGCGTGTGAGGGAAATTTGGCCAGGGCCTCGGCGAGCGCCTTGGTGGGGACCTCGTCTTTTTCAAAGAGGTCTTCGGGCGGGTAGGTGCTGGCAAAGCGTACCAGATTGAGCAGCGGCGCGGGAGAGCGCGGGCTGGCCTGCACAGCATCCTGCAGGATTTTGATGGCAGCCGGACGGCCTTGGAACTGCATGGCTATCCCGGCGGTGTGGGATGCGAGCTCCGGATTCCCCGGATCGGCCTTGAAAACAGCCAGGTAGTGCTCCAGCGCCTGGCGCAGTTTTCCAGAGGATTCAAACTGGAGCGCAGCACTAAAATGCGCCATAACGTCCGCTCGTGTGGCGGCCGCTGGCGAGATCTGCAGGTCTGATGCATCTGCCGCCCTGACTCCCAGAGACAGATCCGCCGCAGGGGCGGCATGGCCTGAATCTGGAGAGCTGAAAAGGGCGGCTAGAGCGAACAGCCAGCAGGGCCGCAGAGCCCTGCCGGTGAGGCGCCAATCAGGCATGACAAAGCCCCCTGCGTCCCGATGTGATCGAATCGCACTACGGAGAGAAGCCATGCCGGAGAGGCTAGCGGTTACGACTTGTAGCGCAAACGCTTCTTGTGACGGTTCGCGCGCATGCGCTTCTTGCGCTTGTGCTTGTTGATCTTCGTTTTTCTCCGCTTTTTGAGCGATCCCATGTTTGTGTTCTCCTGTGTAGGTTGGCTTTGATCTAGTGGACGACTTTGTTCAGCGGGTATTCCACGATACCCTCGGCCCCCAGTGACTTCAGCCGCGGGATGATCACCCGCACGGTGGCTTCGTCAATGACCGTTTCCACGGCCACCCATTCCTGGCTGGCCAATGTGGAGACGGTGGGTGAGCGCTGCGAAGGCAGGCTCGCGACCACCTCCTGCAGCTTGCCTGCGGGCACGTTCATTTTGAGACCCACCTTGTGGCGGGCCTCGAGCGCACCTTTGAGCAGCAGCACGAGCGTCTCCATCTTCTGCCGTTTCCATTCATCACGGGCGGCGGGCCGGCTGGAGACAAATTGGGGGTAGCTTTCCATCAGCGTGTCCACGATGCGCAGCTTGTTCGCGCGCAGGGACGAGCCTGTCTCGGTGATGTCCACGATGGCATCCACCATCTCGGGCACCTTCACCTCGGTGGCTCCCCAGCTGAATTCCACCTCGGCTTCCACTCCATGGGAGGCGAGGTATTTCTTGGTCATCTCCACGGCTTCCGTGGCGATGCGCTTGCCCTGAAGATCCTTGACGGTCTTGACCGGGGAATCATTTGGCACCACGAGCACCCAGCGGGTGGGCCAGGAGGTGGCCTTGCTGTAGCGCAGGTCGGTGATGACTTCGACGTCGGCACCGTTTTCCACGATCCAGTCGCGGCCGGTGATGCCGCAGTCCAGGAAACCGTGATCTACATAGCGACCGATTTCCTGGGCGCGCAGCAGGCGGAGTTCCAGCTCGGAATCATCCACGGAAGGGCGGTAGGAACGGGAGGAAACGACGATGTTGAACCCCGCGCGCTTGAACAATTCAAGCGTCGGCTCCTGCAGGCTGCCTTTGGGCAGGCCAAGGCGTAGGATGTTCTTCGGTTCGGACATGTTTGGGGTAAGGGGGCGCGCATCCTAGTGGCAATTTCTCCGCTGGCGAGGGGAAATTTCAGGGCAATGCCTTCCGCCAGGCCAAAGCGGCCTTTTTGAGGAGCTGTGCGGTCACTATTTCGGTCTCGGCGAGGTTGGTGGTTTCGGCGGGGTCTTTATGGATGTCGTAGAGCTCGGACTGGGTGCCGTCGGCATTGATGAGGAGTTTCCATCTGCCGTCACTGACGGCCACATTGGGGGATTTGGAGCCGGGCTCCTTGGGGTAGGGGAAGCCGCCTTTCACCTTGCCAGCCTCGCCAGGTTTGCGGCCGTATTCCCAAAAAAGAGGTTTTCCACGGAGCATTGTTTTTCCTTCCCAAGCAGGGCTCATGCATTCTCCATCCAGGTCGGCATCTGGCGGGCGCAGCCATAACAATGAGCAGAGGGTGGGCAGGAAATCGACGCTGCTGAAGACGGTGGTTTCATTGACTGCGCCTGCAGGCACCGTGCCGGGCCAGCGTATGATGAGCGGGGTGCGGATGCCGCCTTCGTAGAGGC of Prosthecobacter vanneervenii contains these proteins:
- a CDS encoding tetratricopeptide repeat protein, which translates into the protein MPDWRLTGRALRPCWLFALAALFSSPDSGHAAPAADLSLGVRAADASDLQISPAAATRADVMAHFSAALQFESSGKLRQALEHYLAVFKADPGNPELASHTAGIAMQFQGRPAAIKILQDAVQASPRSPAPLLNLVRFASTYPPEDLFEKDEVPTKALAEALAKFPSHAEVYEVAVMLHLTHKERDKAIEVMTQAANQDSRDPHYWLATGRTAERVWPLGQAEYSQEYRQRVEPFFENALKTAGKADAEQITLEVARQYLLTNNNERARQLCEKLSAEHQNIEARKLLYRLYVAAEQKEKALATLEQIVKQAPNDAEQQRLLAVEYDKLKQPEKAIPHLEAAIQAGGGEFGDYIKLGWELYQTQKFEDMIRVGQRTARLFPDQPLVHYQLAIAHRAREEWAPSIQHFAQAEQHANATQSELLDHLFYYQFGITLERVARYEDASRMLEKSITLTPREEAKAAANTMNFLGYMWLDVGTHLDKAGELISKANELMPDQPAYIDSLGWFHYKKGNYPAALKELQRAESLLQPVSPEDAEILEHVGLTHQALGDKAKALDYLERAAALKTPDDKIRKRIEDELKKMKSGASSSDTQKK
- a CDS encoding AURKAIP1/COX24 domain-containing protein yields the protein MGSLKKRRKTKINKHKRKKRMRANRHKKRLRYKS
- the hisG gene encoding ATP phosphoribosyltransferase produces the protein MSEPKNILRLGLPKGSLQEPTLELFKRAGFNIVVSSRSYRPSVDDSELELRLLRAQEIGRYVDHGFLDCGITGRDWIVENGADVEVITDLRYSKATSWPTRWVLVVPNDSPVKTVKDLQGKRIATEAVEMTKKYLASHGVEAEVEFSWGATEVKVPEMVDAIVDITETGSSLRANKLRIVDTLMESYPQFVSSRPAARDEWKRQKMETLVLLLKGALEARHKVGLKMNVPAGKLQEVVASLPSQRSPTVSTLASQEWVAVETVIDEATVRVIIPRLKSLGAEGIVEYPLNKVVH